A window from Marinagarivorans cellulosilyticus encodes these proteins:
- a CDS encoding glycosyl hydrolase family 8, whose amino-acid sequence MKYAFIRCGLLSLALCSSFAHSQVLQEFELENGTLLGGHTGLIDEPFEGVGVYGNSDGVSTVAALSGIPGVFALTVTGASSNDSTARVGVYLGGKRLGTPGFSGTSATSQTLEFELTQAPSESELRFVLETDDGSNDTLLDAFQLERLGDIPPPPPPPILPAQGAFESQQYRNLFVEMGLTAEEVEARVNAVYDQLFHSEDLENEALFIPVGEDMAYIWDTGNNDVRSEGMSYGMMMAVLMDRKEDFDRLWKWANTYSLNREGDMKGYYAWQVTTDGQIRDKNPAPDGEEYMATALFFASHRWGDGEALFDYNAQANILLDDMFDNGQTRYANGGILESFSLFDHNEMQVVFSPATPSDRNWTDPSYHLPAFYELWARWADDNNAFWLELAQSSRDFLKTTVHPDTGLSPDYAYFDGSPHGDYQNWKDTFQYDAWRTVGNAAMDYYWWKKDDWQNTYAETLQAFFMSEGVDSYSSLYELDGTPYENNADHSPGLVAMNALASLASNEPAAWEFVEAFWKTPIPTGKYRYYDGCLYMFAMLALSGKYQIYCPDCESKPSANSSSLSSSSSDSSSSAVSSVASSTSNSSSGELASSSSSSQGSILGGGVGFNLLLTLCGLLFFRLCGKRKLMA is encoded by the coding sequence ATGAAATACGCATTCATTCGGTGTGGCTTGTTAAGCCTTGCACTATGTAGCAGCTTTGCGCATAGCCAAGTTTTGCAAGAATTTGAACTTGAAAATGGCACGTTATTGGGTGGCCATACGGGCTTAATCGACGAGCCTTTTGAAGGTGTTGGCGTTTATGGCAACAGTGACGGTGTATCTACCGTTGCTGCGCTATCGGGTATTCCTGGGGTGTTTGCCTTAACGGTAACCGGCGCCAGCAGTAATGATTCTACGGCGCGGGTTGGGGTTTATTTAGGTGGTAAGCGCCTAGGCACGCCGGGTTTTAGTGGCACCAGCGCGACATCGCAAACGTTGGAATTTGAGCTAACGCAAGCACCTAGTGAAAGCGAGCTGCGCTTTGTGCTAGAAACCGATGATGGCAGTAACGATACCTTGCTAGATGCATTTCAGCTTGAGCGCCTTGGTGATATTCCGCCGCCACCGCCACCGCCCATCCTCCCTGCGCAAGGTGCTTTTGAATCCCAGCAGTACCGCAATCTATTTGTCGAAATGGGCTTAACTGCGGAAGAGGTCGAGGCCCGCGTTAATGCGGTTTATGACCAGTTGTTTCACAGTGAAGATTTAGAAAACGAAGCATTGTTTATTCCCGTGGGCGAGGACATGGCCTATATCTGGGATACCGGCAATAACGATGTGCGCAGCGAAGGTATGTCGTACGGCATGATGATGGCGGTATTGATGGATCGAAAAGAAGATTTTGATCGCCTGTGGAAATGGGCCAATACCTACTCGTTAAATCGCGAAGGCGATATGAAAGGTTATTATGCTTGGCAGGTGACGACCGATGGCCAAATTCGCGATAAAAACCCCGCCCCAGACGGCGAAGAATATATGGCGACGGCATTGTTTTTTGCTTCCCACCGCTGGGGCGACGGCGAGGCGCTATTTGACTACAACGCACAGGCCAATATATTGCTGGACGACATGTTCGATAATGGCCAAACGCGTTATGCCAATGGTGGCATTCTCGAAAGTTTTAGCTTGTTTGATCACAACGAGATGCAAGTGGTGTTTTCGCCAGCAACGCCGTCCGATAGAAACTGGACAGACCCTTCATACCACTTGCCCGCTTTTTACGAGCTTTGGGCCCGCTGGGCGGACGACAACAATGCTTTTTGGTTGGAGCTTGCCCAATCTAGCCGCGACTTTTTGAAAACAACGGTACACCCCGATACAGGCCTTAGCCCCGATTACGCCTATTTTGACGGCAGCCCCCACGGGGATTATCAAAACTGGAAGGACACTTTTCAATACGATGCGTGGCGCACGGTGGGTAATGCAGCAATGGATTATTACTGGTGGAAAAAAGACGATTGGCAAAATACCTATGCAGAAACACTGCAGGCCTTTTTTATGAGCGAAGGTGTAGATTCTTATTCTTCGCTGTATGAGTTGGATGGCACACCCTATGAAAATAATGCCGACCACTCGCCGGGCTTAGTGGCCATGAATGCGCTGGCCAGTTTAGCCTCGAACGAGCCTGCCGCTTGGGAATTTGTAGAAGCCTTTTGGAAAACCCCAATACCCACCGGTAAATATCGCTACTACGATGGCTGTCTTTATATGTTTGCCATGTTGGCTTTAAGTGGCAAATACCAAATTTACTGCCCAGATTGTGAAAGCAAACCTTCAGCCAATAGCAGTTCATTAAGCTCGAGTTCAAGCGATAGTAGCTCTTCTGCTGTAAGTAGTGTGGCGAGCAGTACTAGTAATTCTTCCAGCGGCGAGCTGGCAAGTTCATCAAGTAGCTCGCAAGGGAGCATATTAGGCGGGGGAGTAGGTTTTAACCTTTTGTTGACGTTATGCGGTTTGTTGTTTTTTAGGCTGTGTGGCAAGCGCAAATTAATGGCGTAA
- a CDS encoding cellulose-binding protein, producing the protein MSGYNGKLISELGVEKYLKGKRASQYSNIDFFDRGTSLHKKWQECSFGCHGPSYRTFRPSATWNQTLLLIDKISPSVAGVADGIQHQAVEKPKSIAAGVERTAEGLHLMGADRFSDVGGENLAILELIETTYKNIVEFDISVLDNPLMQAATTIINDYISVIPEWVLEQALESGAFIFNNIDKTTLLRAGTKGVFDRIPSEDLDRAVAALKDKGKRIAGKQMGKKLAIAISAAIATQISKKIMSDPAMTFSLKRRLVHLKKAAKSTGGGLGKALVILLKAQGLIGTAAKSSRTLNEKCPTTWKKLRYKLHGADMVYFLIEGMVSEYVDRLSLLEKQPQEFLRVMEALIRDRLTKKIFYPGAY; encoded by the coding sequence ATGAGTGGTTATAACGGAAAATTAATTAGTGAGCTGGGTGTAGAAAAATATCTAAAGGGTAAGCGAGCCAGCCAATATTCAAATATTGATTTTTTTGATAGGGGGACAAGTCTTCACAAAAAGTGGCAGGAGTGTAGCTTTGGCTGTCACGGCCCCTCTTACCGAACGTTTCGGCCCTCGGCTACTTGGAATCAAACACTTTTACTTATCGACAAAATAAGCCCGTCAGTTGCAGGGGTCGCCGACGGTATTCAACATCAAGCAGTTGAGAAGCCTAAGAGCATTGCCGCAGGCGTGGAAAGAACGGCAGAGGGTTTACACTTAATGGGTGCAGATCGGTTTTCTGATGTGGGCGGTGAAAACTTAGCCATACTGGAATTAATCGAAACAACCTATAAAAACATTGTCGAATTTGATATTAGTGTTTTAGATAACCCCCTAATGCAGGCAGCTACGACAATTATAAATGACTATATTTCGGTTATTCCTGAATGGGTACTGGAACAGGCTTTAGAGTCAGGTGCGTTTATATTTAACAATATTGATAAAACCACATTACTCAGGGCTGGAACGAAAGGTGTATTTGATCGCATTCCGTCCGAAGATCTTGATAGAGCTGTTGCTGCGCTCAAAGACAAAGGGAAAAGGATCGCTGGAAAGCAAATGGGTAAAAAGCTCGCTATTGCTATATCTGCTGCAATCGCCACTCAGATTTCCAAAAAAATCATGTCCGACCCTGCCATGACATTTAGCCTAAAGCGTCGACTAGTACACCTGAAGAAAGCCGCAAAATCCACAGGGGGAGGGCTAGGTAAAGCCCTCGTAATCCTATTAAAGGCACAGGGTCTTATTGGAACGGCAGCCAAGTCAAGTCGAACCTTAAACGAAAAATGCCCGACCACATGGAAAAAATTGCGTTATAAATTACACGGTGCAGACATGGTGTACTTTTTAATTGAAGGTATGGTTAGCGAATATGTGGATCGATTGAGCCTTTTGGAAAAACAGCCTCAGGAGTTCTTACGCGTTATGGAAGCATTGATACGAGACAGACTCACTAAGAAGATTTTTTATCCAGGGGCTTATTAG
- a CDS encoding DUF423 domain-containing protein: MAWSHYLSEKSMVKLFLLFAAINGALAVTLGAFGAHALKQSLSATALQIWHTAVQYHFVHVLALLALAILLKGMGVNTAGKVAGVAFMVGIVLFSGSLYWLALGGPRWLGPITPLGGLAFIAGWLALAVCIWRTA, from the coding sequence ATGGCTTGGTCACACTACTTAAGCGAGAAATCCATGGTTAAACTCTTTTTACTCTTTGCGGCTATTAATGGTGCGCTGGCGGTTACTTTGGGCGCCTTTGGCGCGCATGCTTTAAAACAAAGCCTTAGTGCCACCGCGCTGCAAATATGGCATACGGCGGTGCAATACCATTTTGTGCATGTATTGGCTTTATTGGCGCTGGCGATACTGCTGAAGGGCATGGGTGTAAATACCGCAGGCAAGGTGGCGGGCGTTGCTTTTATGGTGGGTATTGTTTTGTTTAGCGGTAGTTTGTATTGGCTGGCATTGGGCGGGCCGCGTTGGCTTGGCCCCATTACGCCACTGGGTGGTTTGGCCTTTATTGCCGGTTGGTTGGCGCTGGCCGTTTGTATTTGGCGCACAGCCTAG